The Pseudanabaena sp. ABRG5-3 genome includes the window ATGAAGAAATGGAACTACCATTACGGGATTTAGTCCTTGGTGATGTATTAATTTTAAAAGCAGGCGATCGCCCTAATGTCGATCTACGACTGCTGGAGGTATCAGAAGACTTATTAGTTAATCAAACTAATTTAGGGGGTGAGGCAATTTGTCCTAAGCAAGTTCTGGCATTTGAGGAGAATACACCAGCACTTGAGCGTGGGAACATGATTTATGCAGGAACAGAAATTTCTTCAGGAACAGCTAAGGGCGTGGTAATCGCTACAGGACGCTTTACCTATGAACAGATCTCACTAATTAAAGAACGCTCATTTTCTGCAATTCATGCTGAACTGCGACAACTGCGCCAAGTCTGGCTCTGTCTATTGGGATTAGTAACAGTTATTGCGATCGCATTTGCATGGCAGAGGGGAATCATCATCAATGCCATGACTGCTGCGGCCTTAATCGTTAGTACCTATCCTCAAAACTTGTTGAGGATGGCAACTCAGGTACAGTTGTTAGGAATGCGTGATCTCGCTAGACAGAGGATCTGGGCAAGGTTTCCATCGGTTTTGGATGCTCTAGCGAGAGTGACAACGATTGTGCCAATTTTGGAATCAGATGTGATCCTGAGTTTTGGTAATTTGCATCAAGCAGGGATAGAGTGGCGAGGTTTGTTGAGAACTTCTGAAGAAGATGCTCAAGCCTTTGGGGAAGTCATCGGGGTGGAAACCCATAGCTACTTTGATGCGCCGCAAGAGAGAATCCGACAATGGCAAGGTGATCGCCCTAAATCTGTGGATGCAGTTGCCGTAATTGGTAATGATATTGAAGATATTCCGCTACTACGCTTAGCAGATGTAGGAATTTGCGATCGCACCTGTCGGAAAGAACTGCAAGATAGTTCAGGACTGATTTTACCCAAAGAAGAATTCCATTATTTACCAATTGCCATTCTTGAAGGACGTGCCATTTTTGATCGTCTTCAACGCACAGCCCTAATCAATGCTTCTAGTGCCTTTACCTTGGCAGTTTTGACTTTAATGGATACTGCCGCAGGATTTTCAATTCCTCCGTTGCAATTAATCTGGGTGGGTGCGATCGCTACACCGATAGTCTCTTTTCCCCTAGTCCTAGAACCCACCCATGAGAGTCTATTATTCCAGCCTGCCCGCCGCTTTCAAACGATGTTGCGTCCTAGTAATTATCTACGGATTTTGCTAGCGGTTACTGCCACAATCACGGCTATTTCCCTAGTCTTTTGGCTGAAGTATCAAGGACAGGCGGCGATGTTTTCCCAAGCGAGATCGATGGCTTTTATCACCCTTGTCTTCAGTCAAGTTTTCCATGCCTGTGCGATCGCCCGTCAGGGGGTTTTAAGAAATTTACCATTGTTGCTGGGTATATCCTTTATTACTGTTTGCCAAGTTATGTTTATCCAAATCCCTTGGTTTGGCGAAATTATGTCAACCGTCCCTCTCAATGGGGTTGAATGGACAATAGCCGTTCTCAGTGCTACTGCTGTCTTCTGGGTGCAGGAGTTAATCAAAACTAGCTAACGTTATTT containing:
- a CDS encoding cation transporting ATPase C-terminal domain-containing protein — encoded protein: MTKFDFLSDTQKSWHHMDVDQVLTSLESSIEGLSYVNARQRLRHLGANKLPRSRPISKILLQPLLDPLTYLLLGSATYLQWNGAEGWALILVGVLHGSIGIGISLWSMKTKEKVSRDRPQRRQYETSNSVIVLRDHEEMELPLRDLVLGDVLILKAGDRPNVDLRLLEVSEDLLVNQTNLGGEAICPKQVLAFEENTPALERGNMIYAGTEISSGTAKGVVIATGRFTYEQISLIKERSFSAIHAELRQLRQVWLCLLGLVTVIAIAFAWQRGIIINAMTAAALIVSTYPQNLLRMATQVQLLGMRDLARQRIWARFPSVLDALARVTTIVPILESDVILSFGNLHQAGIEWRGLLRTSEEDAQAFGEVIGVETHSYFDAPQERIRQWQGDRPKSVDAVAVIGNDIEDIPLLRLADVGICDRTCRKELQDSSGLILPKEEFHYLPIAILEGRAIFDRLQRTALINASSAFTLAVLTLMDTAAGFSIPPLQLIWVGAIATPIVSFPLVLEPTHESLLFQPARRFQTMLRPSNYLRILLAVTATITAISLVFWLKYQGQAAMFSQARSMAFITLVFSQVFHACAIARQGVLRNLPLLLGISFITVCQVMFIQIPWFGEIMSTVPLNGVEWTIAVLSATAVFWVQELIKTS